In Salinigranum marinum, one DNA window encodes the following:
- a CDS encoding AbrB/MazE/SpoVT family DNA-binding domain-containing protein — MSSEGVDSESKVSGNQANIPAHIRRKLDIDDGDKLRWRIEDDGTLRVQVVQQRSGTFGDFDGYDGDRETEVTDEHDAWGVDIE; from the coding sequence ATGAGTAGTGAGGGGGTTGACTCCGAGAGCAAGGTGTCTGGAAATCAGGCGAACATTCCCGCCCATATCCGCCGGAAGCTCGATATCGACGATGGCGACAAACTCCGCTGGCGCATCGAGGACGATGGAACTCTCCGCGTCCAGGTCGTCCAGCAACGAAGCGGCACGTTCGGGGATTTCGACGGCTACGATGGAGATCGAGAAACGGAGGTCACAGACGAACACGATGCGTGGGGCGTCGACATCGAATAG
- a CDS encoding PIN domain-containing protein produces the protein MPRALVDTTVLFAAAYRRDGAHDDALRILQGVDTADLPEVVVLDYVLAETLNGLTTHAGHDAATDFLDRIEENTRFHIDSLTGDAFATGKALFRQYEQFSFVDACIVAYMQTEELGYLYAFDDDFDAAEDVYRLDTATDPYQPE, from the coding sequence ATGCCGCGTGCTCTCGTGGATACGACAGTTCTCTTCGCGGCGGCGTATCGTCGGGACGGTGCACATGACGATGCCCTCCGAATACTCCAGGGAGTCGATACTGCTGACCTCCCTGAGGTGGTGGTCCTCGATTACGTCCTTGCAGAGACGCTGAACGGGTTGACGACTCACGCAGGCCACGATGCCGCGACCGACTTCCTCGACCGAATCGAGGAAAATACTCGATTCCACATCGACTCTCTGACTGGGGATGCCTTCGCGACGGGGAAAGCGCTCTTCCGGCAGTACGAACAGTTCTCCTTCGTCGACGCTTGCATCGTCGCCTACATGCAGACCGAAGAACTCGGCTACCTCTACGCGTTCGACGATGACTTCGACGCTGCGGAGGACGTCTACCGACTCGATACCGCTACCGATCCATACCAACCAGAGTAA
- a CDS encoding IS5 family transposase produces the protein MASLRRLARMCRDLAKQHVDDPEVPAAPDGAGGYAKWVQIALILYRVELEKSLRETEDYLNEMPGVLAVFELDEAPHYSSFCRWEQEYRMRDLRRLLRASAEQAGWSGEAAIDASGFQRDQTSYHYRDRANYSFQSMKTTILIDVNSLAIKDVHFTTKKAWDGHIGMQVFRRNAEDLRVLSADANYSWSDLREECRSNSTRPLIKHREQTPLQKAHNARMNEDYNQRWMSETGFSQLKEDDGEKLRSRSWHGQFRELTRKCIVHNLTQAAS, from the coding sequence ATGGCATCGCTCAGACGGCTAGCACGGATGTGTCGAGATCTTGCCAAACAGCACGTTGACGACCCGGAAGTACCCGCCGCGCCGGACGGCGCGGGCGGGTACGCGAAATGGGTGCAGATCGCCTTGATTCTGTACCGCGTCGAGTTGGAGAAGAGCCTCCGTGAGACTGAAGACTATCTTAACGAGATGCCCGGTGTCCTCGCCGTGTTCGAACTTGACGAGGCACCGCACTACAGTTCGTTCTGCCGGTGGGAACAAGAGTACCGGATGCGTGACCTGCGCCGCCTGCTCCGCGCTTCGGCGGAGCAGGCGGGCTGGAGTGGTGAAGCCGCGATTGACGCGAGTGGCTTCCAGCGCGATCAAACCAGCTACCACTACCGCGACCGCGCGAATTACTCGTTCCAGTCGATGAAGACGACGATCTTGATCGACGTGAACTCGCTGGCGATCAAGGACGTTCATTTCACGACGAAGAAAGCCTGGGACGGCCACATCGGGATGCAGGTCTTCCGCCGGAACGCGGAAGACCTGCGTGTGTTGTCTGCTGATGCGAACTATTCGTGGAGCGACCTCCGCGAGGAGTGTCGCTCCAACTCAACGCGACCGTTGATCAAGCACAGGGAGCAGACACCGTTGCAGAAGGCCCACAACGCCCGGATGAACGAGGACTACAACCAACGCTGGATGAGCGAGACAGGTTTCTCGCAGTTGAAGGAAGACGACGGCGAGAAGCTCCGCTCCCGGAGCTGGCATGGCCAGTTCCGGGAGCTGACTCGCAAGTGCATCGTGCATAACCTGACGCAGGCGGCGAGTTAG
- a CDS encoding MarR family transcriptional regulator, producing the protein MLTEGEVRALTTFHGEQTVSELATSLDRSPSYTSELVERLETAGLVETRRQGKTKQIRLSDAKALELLTDLTQRYSHIDWPELLSGSALRVCYYLDTPRTATDLARHADVHRSTVHRALAPLQHRGVVYRTDDGTYALNDGFKQLSEFARELAHHAHRQTVEEQTNTYTILWESLDEFLVQTTTEIANEQFIPTGPDQFQRYGLPLLARDRRHYLYSETTSELSPEMLCCHMLVIDSGARAQSYCLLLLSHVDIDCDELQTQAVTYRVDGVVDELCTYLDTSGDQRTSYLPEWEDFEELAEEYEVTL; encoded by the coding sequence ATGCTCACAGAAGGCGAGGTTCGCGCTCTCACTACCTTCCACGGTGAGCAGACGGTCTCTGAACTCGCAACAAGTCTTGACCGGAGTCCCAGCTACACCTCAGAACTCGTCGAACGGCTCGAAACAGCTGGCCTCGTCGAGACACGCCGACAGGGGAAGACTAAGCAGATTCGACTGTCGGACGCAAAGGCACTCGAGTTACTCACGGACCTCACGCAGCGGTATTCACACATCGACTGGCCGGAGTTGTTGTCAGGGTCAGCCCTCCGTGTGTGCTACTACCTCGACACCCCACGGACCGCGACCGATCTCGCACGCCATGCCGACGTCCACAGAAGTACCGTCCACCGTGCGCTTGCCCCACTTCAGCATCGCGGAGTCGTCTACCGAACCGACGACGGGACGTACGCACTGAACGACGGCTTCAAACAGCTAAGTGAATTCGCTCGTGAGCTTGCACATCACGCCCACCGCCAGACTGTCGAAGAACAGACCAACACGTACACGATTCTGTGGGAATCGCTTGACGAGTTCCTTGTGCAGACGACGACTGAGATCGCCAACGAACAGTTCATTCCGACAGGGCCAGACCAATTCCAGCGATATGGCCTCCCGCTGTTGGCACGTGACCGCAGACACTACCTCTATTCGGAGACAACGAGTGAGCTCTCGCCGGAGATGTTGTGCTGCCACATGCTCGTGATCGATTCGGGCGCACGGGCTCAGTCATACTGCCTGCTCTTGCTCAGTCACGTCGACATCGACTGCGACGAACTCCAAACCCAAGCCGTCACGTACCGCGTCGACGGCGTCGTCGACGAACTCTGCACATATCTCGACACCAGTGGCGACCAGCGAACGTCTTATCTTCCCGAGTGGGAGGACTTCGAAGAACTCGCTGAAGAGTACGAGGTGACGCTATGA
- a CDS encoding nucleotidyltransferase domain-containing protein: protein MEHEVKKQPQSGIRISLQVPSQDPEIYKNKATNDILLFLSRHRFDEFSVSEIATQTGNTKPTVGRAVDVLRSNDLVVEEPGGNQRLVRINRDRLSVPDDPILQIPQSEFHKPVKAAVDELTETIDNTLGILLYGSVARGEADRRSDIDLWVLVSEDRAAGQRAANRVARELEEREFESGRYAYDIDVEDVSSIPMYTEDIREIVLAGIPVHKKSDFETVERLLMNEVERDE from the coding sequence ATGGAACACGAGGTGAAAAAGCAGCCCCAGAGCGGTATCAGAATATCACTCCAAGTACCCTCTCAAGACCCTGAAATATACAAGAACAAGGCGACCAACGATATCCTTCTCTTTTTATCTCGACACCGATTCGACGAGTTCTCCGTTTCAGAAATCGCAACCCAGACTGGAAACACTAAACCAACCGTAGGACGGGCGGTCGATGTCCTGAGGTCGAACGATCTCGTCGTTGAAGAACCGGGTGGTAACCAACGTCTCGTCCGGATCAACCGTGACCGTCTCTCGGTTCCTGATGATCCGATTCTCCAGATTCCACAGTCCGAATTTCACAAACCAGTAAAAGCTGCTGTGGACGAACTCACTGAGACGATCGATAACACCCTGGGTATCTTGCTCTACGGAAGTGTTGCGCGAGGGGAAGCAGACCGTCGGAGCGATATCGATCTATGGGTCCTCGTGAGCGAAGATCGAGCAGCGGGTCAACGGGCAGCCAATAGAGTCGCTCGCGAACTTGAGGAACGGGAGTTCGAATCAGGCCGCTACGCGTACGACATCGACGTGGAGGACGTGTCCTCTATCCCGATGTACACCGAGGACATCCGTGAGATCGTGTTGGCTGGGATCCCCGTACACAAGAAATCCGATTTCGAGACCGTCGAACGGCTTCTCATGAACGAGGTAGAACGTGATGAGTAA
- a CDS encoding DNA-binding protein — MSNGSDPNEILDALGRAQDAFDYRGRGRPTPEHGIESGGDWETQLTKACRLLEVIESIEEHNGHFTAIIELSFGAIERSIEAYAVAMSGDEVEEFRDHEFSYERAHQLGLFERETAENMKNLYSENRTESYYGGGQPTDHQAEAMAELARSVHGFVVDQIREGGVCICDAD, encoded by the coding sequence ATGAGTAACGGATCGGATCCGAATGAGATACTCGATGCTCTCGGACGGGCGCAAGATGCATTCGACTATCGGGGTCGCGGGAGGCCAACTCCAGAACACGGAATCGAATCAGGCGGGGATTGGGAGACACAGCTCACGAAAGCGTGCAGGCTCTTGGAAGTGATCGAGTCCATCGAAGAGCACAATGGCCACTTCACGGCGATTATCGAACTGAGCTTCGGTGCTATCGAACGGTCGATCGAGGCGTACGCGGTAGCGATGAGTGGAGACGAAGTAGAGGAGTTCCGGGATCACGAATTCAGCTATGAGCGTGCCCACCAACTTGGTCTCTTCGAGAGGGAAACAGCCGAGAACATGAAGAACTTGTATTCGGAAAATAGGACCGAGAGTTACTACGGCGGTGGACAGCCGACCGATCATCAAGCCGAGGCCATGGCTGAACTCGCTCGGAGTGTACACGGCTTCGTCGTCGACCAGATCCGAGAGGGTGGGGTTTGCATTTGTGACGCGGATTAA
- a CDS encoding IS1595 family transposase, translated as MFPVELLNSEASAANLLEQVRWFDGLYCPRCRSESVIKHGSYRHYQRSLCKDCDRTFNPTTGTIFAHAKIGLDKPLFAFYTLLRFNTSIRQLDAELDVSYRSLRRRVEQFARTLDAPAIDLVGPVEIDEVYVTAGLKGRERDQESRSRGLSKRGRGSYAEDKPPVFTLVDRGSGQRYVVPAKSADESAVRLLFGAREEESLTVYTDGFRAYDPLEDDENFQREAVIHGDGEYVDGDAHVNSCESHASLARRWLLPHRGVSKDKLTPYLRAFQLRRRIFRKPGRDALKEIVRTVL; from the coding sequence ATGTTCCCAGTTGAATTGCTGAACTCAGAGGCGAGCGCCGCGAACCTGCTGGAGCAGGTTCGCTGGTTCGATGGCCTCTACTGCCCGCGCTGCCGGTCTGAGTCAGTGATCAAACACGGCAGCTATCGACACTACCAACGGTCTCTCTGTAAGGATTGCGACCGCACGTTCAACCCCACGACCGGCACGATCTTCGCGCACGCGAAGATCGGCCTCGACAAGCCCTTGTTCGCGTTCTACACGTTGCTTCGGTTCAACACGAGTATTCGCCAGCTAGACGCTGAGCTCGACGTCTCCTACCGGTCACTCCGGCGGCGCGTCGAGCAGTTCGCCAGAACGCTCGACGCGCCAGCCATCGATCTCGTTGGTCCAGTCGAGATCGACGAAGTGTACGTCACCGCGGGGCTGAAAGGCCGCGAGCGCGACCAGGAGTCGCGCTCGCGTGGCCTGTCGAAACGTGGTCGTGGAAGCTACGCCGAGGACAAGCCACCGGTGTTCACACTCGTTGATCGCGGCAGCGGTCAGCGATACGTCGTGCCAGCGAAATCAGCTGACGAATCGGCCGTGCGACTCCTCTTCGGCGCCCGCGAGGAGGAGTCGCTCACTGTCTACACCGACGGATTTCGAGCATACGATCCACTCGAAGATGACGAGAACTTCCAACGAGAAGCGGTGATTCACGGCGACGGCGAATACGTAGATGGAGACGCGCACGTGAACTCCTGCGAGAGCCACGCGTCGCTGGCGCGACGGTGGCTCTTGCCGCACCGAGGTGTCTCAAAAGACAAGCTGACGCCGTATCTCAGAGCGTTCCAACTTCGCCGACGAATCTTCCGCAAACCTGGTCGAGACGCCCTCAAAGAAATCGTTCGAACCGTTCTCTAA
- a CDS encoding helix-turn-helix domain-containing protein, translating to MPVDFESYHPSSLPDEGTNGRRILEHLAQHSELGFTPSELADELDIPRGSVGTTLSRLDERGLVRHKGEYWAINIEAYDAQTASEIGLRAVADRFEGDHYDTNPDWDAALPDVDAEANDERCFDVEASSSPPIPMVNSSKTLPHLERRDTPIRG from the coding sequence ATGCCGGTCGATTTCGAGAGCTACCATCCGAGTAGCCTTCCAGATGAAGGAACGAACGGGCGGCGGATTCTCGAACACCTCGCACAGCATTCCGAACTTGGGTTCACACCGAGCGAACTTGCCGACGAACTCGACATCCCGCGAGGAAGTGTTGGGACGACGCTGAGCCGCCTCGACGAGCGAGGACTCGTCCGACACAAAGGTGAGTATTGGGCGATCAACATCGAGGCGTACGACGCTCAAACAGCCAGTGAGATCGGCCTGCGGGCAGTTGCTGACCGATTCGAGGGCGATCACTACGATACAAACCCCGACTGGGACGCTGCACTCCCAGATGTTGACGCTGAAGCGAACGACGAGCGATGCTTCGACGTGGAAGCATCGTCGTCGCCTCCGATCCCTATGGTCAACTCCTCGAAGACCCTACCTCATCTTGAGCGACGCGACACACCCATTCGCGGGTGA
- a CDS encoding rhomboid family intramembrane serine protease — translation MSNWPVSNRSSGTLIPRTTARNERSPTAETAIVLIGFFLIQFPLTLLGLVGLFALSPLVFVEPWTLVTNVYAHASPGHLVGNLLGLILFGALVERVTSRRRFHAFFLLTGMLAGLAEVGAGTVLTVRPRGVLGASGAVFALMGYLITGNRVADGLLRRVDRVTESDRATTVVLISVAVILAILLSGPGSALIGHMTGLVLGLFAGRIRLLHLRTR, via the coding sequence ATGAGCAACTGGCCCGTGTCGAACCGATCCAGTGGTACCCTGATCCCGCGGACGACCGCTCGGAACGAGCGGAGTCCGACGGCCGAGACCGCGATCGTGTTGATCGGGTTCTTTCTGATCCAGTTTCCACTGACGCTTTTGGGACTGGTCGGGCTGTTCGCGCTGAGTCCGCTCGTCTTCGTCGAGCCCTGGACGCTCGTCACCAACGTGTACGCTCACGCGAGCCCGGGGCATCTCGTGGGGAACCTTCTCGGCTTGATCCTGTTCGGAGCGCTCGTCGAGCGTGTGACCAGCCGACGGCGGTTCCACGCGTTCTTTCTGCTCACTGGTATGCTCGCTGGGCTCGCCGAAGTCGGGGCCGGGACCGTCCTGACGGTACGCCCTCGCGGCGTCCTGGGCGCGTCCGGGGCCGTCTTCGCTCTCATGGGATACCTGATCACCGGCAACAGAGTCGCCGATGGACTGCTCCGCAGGGTGGACCGCGTGACCGAGTCGGACCGGGCGACCACGGTTGTGCTCATCTCCGTTGCAGTGATACTCGCGATACTGTTGTCGGGGCCCGGATCGGCTCTCATCGGTCATATGACCGGCCTCGTTCTCGGACTGTTCGCCGGGCGAATCCGGTTGCTCCACCTTCGGACGAGGTGA
- a CDS encoding transposase has protein sequence MDRHRDICRQLYNHALYRFDQISEGAGTLNQRVRSIRDEIPSLKDWWDGLSDVYSTVLQTTVMRIEQNVKGLSALKETDTASANSSGSHHGSSAVFTYSQSGFKLDKKGGQTVLSLSKLADIPIRLHRAIPDDATLKQVTLKKEPTGEWFATFGVQLDREPPETPENPEKCVGIDVGILKYAHDTDGTAVGSLDLSDERERLEREQRKLSRKQHGSNNYEKQRRRVAGCHADLRRKRRDFLHKLSNYYAREYDLVAVEDLNVKGMLESPSNSRNTASAAWRTFLSLLEYKCERKGTHFVAVNPRGTTKECASCGVSTEKPLWVREHSCPSCGFEADRDANAAWNILSRGLKDVGVGYSESTPVETALPVDTPVSAKRVVEAGSPTLKERTASAVSE, from the coding sequence TTGGACCGACACCGAGACATTTGTAGGCAACTGTACAATCACGCGCTCTACCGCTTCGACCAAATTTCCGAGGGCGCAGGCACGCTCAATCAGCGTGTTCGGTCCATCCGAGACGAAATCCCGTCCCTGAAAGACTGGTGGGATGGCCTCTCGGACGTGTATTCAACAGTTCTGCAAACCACAGTCATGCGAATCGAGCAGAACGTCAAAGGACTCTCGGCACTCAAGGAAACGGATACGGCGTCGGCCAACTCAAGTGGAAGCCACCACGGGAGTTCCGCAGTTTTCACGTACAGTCAGTCTGGCTTCAAGCTCGACAAGAAGGGTGGTCAGACTGTGCTGTCACTCTCGAAACTCGCGGACATACCGATTCGGCTTCACCGCGCCATCCCCGACGACGCCACGCTCAAGCAGGTCACGCTCAAGAAAGAGCCGACGGGCGAGTGGTTTGCCACCTTCGGCGTCCAACTGGACCGTGAACCGCCTGAGACACCCGAGAATCCCGAGAAGTGCGTCGGCATCGACGTAGGGATTCTCAAGTACGCCCACGACACCGACGGCACGGCGGTCGGGTCGCTCGACCTCTCCGACGAACGCGAACGCTTGGAGCGCGAGCAACGGAAACTCTCGCGGAAGCAACACGGGTCGAACAACTACGAGAAGCAACGGCGGCGCGTGGCGGGGTGTCACGCCGACCTTCGACGGAAGCGCCGCGACTTCTTGCACAAGCTCTCGAACTACTACGCTCGGGAGTACGACCTCGTAGCGGTCGAAGACCTGAACGTGAAGGGGATGCTGGAGTCGCCGTCGAACAGCCGCAACACGGCGTCGGCGGCGTGGCGGACGTTCCTCTCGTTGCTCGAATACAAGTGTGAGCGGAAGGGAACGCACTTCGTCGCGGTCAACCCGAGAGGGACGACCAAAGAGTGCGCGTCGTGTGGTGTCTCGACAGAGAAACCGTTGTGGGTCCGTGAACACTCCTGTCCCTCGTGCGGGTTCGAGGCGGACAGAGACGCGAACGCGGCGTGGAACATTCTTTCTCGTGGGCTCAAAGACGTAGGAGTGGGATACTCCGAATCAACGCCTGTGGAGACTGCGCTCCCTGTGGATACACCTGTGTCTGCAAAGCGCGTCGTGGAAGCAGGAAGCCCTACCCTCAAGGAGCGAACGGCGTCAGCCGTGAGCGAGTAG
- a CDS encoding helix-turn-helix domain-containing protein yields MNDLPDEGTNGRRILEHLARHSELWFTPSELADELDIPRGSVGTTLSRLNERGVVRVNYPTLLAHG; encoded by the coding sequence CTGAATGATCTTCCAGATGAGGGGACGAACGGGCGACGGATTCTCGAACACCTCGCACGGCATTCCGAACTTTGGTTCACACCGAGCGAACTTGCCGACGAACTCGACATCCCGCGAGGAAGTGTTGGGACGACGCTGAGCCGCCTCAACGAGCGGGGAGTCGTCCGAGTGAACTACCCTACCCTACTCGCTCACGGCTGA
- a CDS encoding type II toxin-antitoxin system PemK/MazF family toxin, which translates to MSERPEVRRGDVVIVRLDPAEGHEMNKTRPAVVVQNDIGNKNSGTTIVAPATGTYRGYPFEVLVEAPGSPFEKDSSIRLDQIRAISIEQRIHSVVGSLDSPTMLEVDEALKLSLGLD; encoded by the coding sequence ATGAGCGAACGCCCAGAGGTAAGACGCGGAGACGTCGTCATCGTCCGGCTTGACCCGGCGGAAGGACACGAAATGAACAAGACGCGACCGGCGGTCGTCGTGCAAAACGACATCGGAAACAAGAACTCTGGGACGACTATCGTCGCACCTGCGACAGGAACCTATCGGGGGTACCCATTCGAGGTGTTGGTCGAGGCGCCGGGCTCTCCCTTCGAGAAGGATTCTTCGATTCGGCTCGACCAGATTCGTGCGATTTCCATCGAACAACGTATTCACTCTGTCGTCGGCTCACTAGACAGTCCGACGATGCTGGAGGTTGACGAAGCGTTGAAATTGAGTCTTGGTCTCGACTGA
- a CDS encoding helix-hairpin-helix domain-containing protein has product MPATYFITIEPVTESEDEVRQILIGLMNSEQRVSELIESGGVVRETDDEEEADFIDERLQEAGAQVKIKRRESQSDEAEEFDVEESLQSEPLDRDMPLESIKGIGPTRAEELRAIGFETVADVTDASSEDLTAADNIGNSLAERILDTVRSRPILLC; this is encoded by the coding sequence ATGCCAGCCACGTACTTCATAACCATCGAGCCGGTTACCGAGAGCGAGGATGAGGTCCGGCAGATTTTAATCGGGCTTATGAACTCCGAACAACGTGTATCGGAACTCATCGAATCAGGCGGCGTCGTGAGAGAAACGGACGACGAAGAAGAGGCAGATTTCATAGATGAGCGTCTGCAGGAGGCTGGCGCCCAAGTCAAAATCAAGCGAAGAGAATCGCAATCAGATGAAGCCGAAGAGTTCGATGTTGAAGAGAGCCTCCAGAGCGAGCCACTTGACAGAGACATGCCATTAGAGAGCATCAAAGGGATCGGTCCCACCCGAGCGGAAGAGCTCAGGGCAATCGGTTTCGAGACGGTAGCGGATGTGACAGACGCGAGCAGCGAAGATCTGACTGCGGCTGATAATATCGGCAACTCGCTGGCAGAACGAATCCTCGATACTGTTAGAAGTAGGCCGATTCTGCTCTGTTGA
- a CDS encoding DNA-binding protein — protein MSSKNVLGNEVSVDEQAYEQAASGMVDEDGFEIVDETPEFRATVQMEVQAKVDANHPEGIVDTSQERIYGVTLAQEERIRAREAELERISAKAELGTQEGRAKRTREVVTKASASRKKEFDERAASVDARYDPDRIDPREELSREELAMVNRESVRLAEKLEGWSRVAIGRRLAEKVVGGQGMMSAVVGTFEELQTAPGRAVPIEKLEAVDRREVTIEGRVETLWDPSHPSIAQVGLVADDSGKTRVTIWKASDAPWIAEGQKIRIQGAARNWYNGRVSLAVTGWSEIQFPERGRWWE, from the coding sequence ATGTCGAGTAAGAACGTTTTGGGTAATGAAGTTTCGGTGGATGAACAGGCATACGAGCAGGCGGCGAGCGGGATGGTCGACGAGGATGGCTTCGAGATCGTCGACGAGACGCCCGAGTTCCGGGCGACGGTGCAGATGGAAGTGCAGGCCAAGGTCGATGCGAACCACCCTGAGGGCATCGTCGACACCAGTCAGGAGCGGATCTACGGTGTGACCCTGGCGCAAGAAGAACGCATCCGAGCACGGGAAGCCGAACTGGAGCGGATCAGCGCCAAAGCGGAGCTCGGGACGCAGGAAGGACGGGCGAAGCGGACGCGTGAGGTGGTGACGAAAGCGAGTGCGAGTCGGAAAAAAGAGTTCGACGAGCGTGCGGCGAGCGTCGACGCACGATACGACCCGGATCGGATCGATCCACGTGAGGAACTCTCACGGGAGGAACTGGCGATGGTGAACAGAGAGTCGGTGCGATTAGCCGAGAAGCTAGAGGGGTGGTCGCGCGTGGCGATCGGTCGCCGGCTGGCCGAGAAAGTCGTTGGGGGGCAAGGAATGATGAGCGCGGTGGTCGGGACGTTCGAGGAGTTACAGACGGCCCCGGGACGGGCGGTGCCGATCGAGAAGCTCGAAGCCGTCGATCGTAGAGAGGTGACCATCGAGGGTCGTGTCGAGACGCTGTGGGATCCCTCGCACCCAAGTATCGCACAGGTCGGCCTCGTCGCTGACGACAGTGGGAAGACGCGCGTGACGATCTGGAAGGCGTCGGATGCGCCGTGGATCGCAGAGGGTCAGAAGATTCGTATTCAGGGTGCTGCCCGGAACTGGTACAACGGACGAGTGTCGCTGGCCGTGACGGGGTGGTCGGAGATCCAGTTCCCCGAGCGCGGTCGGTGGTGGGAATAG
- a CDS encoding toxin-antitoxin system TumE family protein, whose product MEPTADELDGYSNATVYEDSTVVRVSVRRTDDEAYPSGWRYTFHYGALAPDPDTLEDGTIRRYDNAHEDTKGHELHVAPDPEPKRVEFLGIEELYERFWNEIPKLRFGPSGDTGDIHD is encoded by the coding sequence ATGGAACCGACGGCCGACGAACTCGATGGGTACAGTAACGCCACAGTGTACGAAGACAGCACCGTGGTCCGCGTGTCGGTTCGTCGTACCGACGACGAGGCGTATCCATCGGGATGGCGGTACACGTTCCACTACGGTGCGCTGGCTCCCGATCCGGATACGCTCGAAGACGGGACGATCCGCCGCTACGACAACGCCCACGAAGACACGAAAGGCCACGAACTCCACGTCGCTCCCGACCCGGAGCCGAAACGTGTCGAGTTCTTGGGGATTGAGGAACTCTACGAACGGTTCTGGAACGAGATTCCGAAGCTGCGATTCGGTCCATCCGGCGACACAGGTGATATCCATGACTGA
- a CDS encoding orc1/cdc6 family replication initiation protein — MIQDARVLQPEFIPKEVAHRDAEVNHLSRALDPLTDGDPAETPLLLGPSGTGKTCIARFTVDRLREAMLEVEHQYVNCWQDYTRFRLLYRLLDGIGQTLDVHRRSTPKDELLDRLHAYDGKPYVVILDEVDQLESTDVLYDLHRIRGVHPILIANRERDLFSQLDDRVRSRLQSSVRIRFDKYGVDELVAILSDRVHWGLDENVVDEACLRYIADAAAGDARVSIGILRAAAREAQGHGLDHIPMDVVEEAVPEGKSELKRKDLEKLTPHQRTVYEIIAESEEVSPGTLYDEYREQVDDPKTKRTIRNYCSKLEQYNLIRAEGQKRGRRYRLAARAPELSN; from the coding sequence GTGATCCAAGACGCCCGTGTGTTGCAACCGGAGTTCATCCCGAAGGAGGTCGCACACCGGGATGCAGAGGTCAACCACCTCTCACGGGCACTCGATCCCCTCACAGACGGCGATCCAGCCGAAACACCGCTCTTGCTCGGTCCCTCAGGAACGGGGAAAACCTGTATAGCCCGCTTTACCGTCGACCGACTCCGAGAGGCGATGCTCGAAGTCGAACACCAGTACGTGAACTGCTGGCAGGACTACACCCGCTTTCGCCTGCTGTACCGACTCCTCGACGGAATCGGCCAGACGCTCGACGTCCATCGGCGCTCGACACCCAAGGACGAACTCCTCGACCGGCTCCACGCGTACGACGGGAAACCGTACGTCGTCATCCTCGACGAGGTGGATCAACTCGAATCGACGGACGTCCTCTACGACCTCCACCGCATTCGTGGCGTCCATCCGATCCTCATCGCGAACCGCGAGCGTGACCTGTTCTCCCAACTCGACGACCGGGTTCGCAGTCGCCTCCAGAGTTCCGTCCGAATTCGATTCGACAAGTACGGTGTCGACGAGCTGGTTGCGATCCTCTCCGATCGCGTTCACTGGGGACTCGACGAGAACGTGGTCGACGAGGCGTGTCTTCGGTACATCGCCGATGCCGCAGCCGGCGACGCCCGTGTCTCGATCGGGATCTTGCGAGCGGCCGCACGGGAAGCACAGGGGCACGGACTCGATCACATCCCGATGGACGTTGTCGAAGAGGCAGTCCCCGAGGGCAAATCGGAACTGAAACGGAAGGATCTGGAGAAACTGACGCCCCACCAGCGGACGGTGTACGAGATAATCGCCGAATCCGAAGAAGTGAGTCCTGGGACGCTGTACGACGAGTATCGTGAGCAGGTCGATGATCCGAAGACCAAGCGTACGATCCGAAATTACTGCTCGAAGCTCGAACAGTACAACCTCATTCGCGCCGAGGGCCAGAAACGGGGGCGACGATATCGACTCGCCGCACGAGCGCCCGAGCTATCAAACTGA